Proteins encoded in a region of the Ruegeria sp. AD91A genome:
- a CDS encoding aminoglycoside phosphotransferase family protein: MEPLPNLSAPPRDLVDHLHAQALVNAHPRFETLYGGRTNRVWKVKGRASDKVLKLYSTALRNPLFRNDAELEVQCLKAFGTTGFVPRLRATGQYNEASWVFYDHAPGAPWRQGSAQVGALLRKLHSLSIAVQAPVGCNGSEDLRAHGNRILQGCTSNTRGKLADLQPSTSVTPTEQTCLIHGDPVAGNILVATGGLTLIDWQCPALGDPCEDLALFLSPAMQQLYRGSPLSKKEEDQFLSAYGRPEIVARYLQLKPWYAWRMATYCLWRAENGAPDYVTGLNLETAIL, from the coding sequence ATGGAACCTCTGCCCAACCTGTCTGCCCCCCCTCGAGATCTGGTTGACCATCTCCATGCGCAAGCATTGGTCAACGCACATCCTCGGTTCGAGACCTTGTACGGCGGGCGCACCAACAGGGTCTGGAAGGTCAAGGGCCGCGCAAGCGACAAGGTCCTGAAACTCTACAGCACAGCATTGCGCAATCCATTGTTTCGAAATGATGCAGAGTTGGAAGTCCAATGCCTGAAGGCGTTTGGCACCACTGGTTTCGTGCCAAGGCTGCGTGCCACAGGGCAATACAATGAAGCCAGTTGGGTGTTTTACGACCACGCACCGGGAGCACCCTGGCGGCAGGGGTCAGCCCAGGTCGGTGCCTTGCTGCGCAAGCTTCATTCCCTGTCCATCGCCGTCCAGGCGCCAGTCGGATGCAATGGCAGCGAAGACTTGCGAGCTCATGGAAACAGAATTCTGCAGGGCTGTACGTCAAACACGCGTGGCAAACTCGCAGATTTGCAACCTTCAACCTCTGTCACACCTACGGAACAGACTTGTCTGATCCATGGCGACCCCGTGGCAGGTAACATCCTGGTGGCGACCGGTGGTCTGACTTTGATCGACTGGCAATGCCCAGCCCTTGGCGATCCTTGCGAAGACCTTGCGCTCTTTTTGTCGCCTGCGATGCAGCAACTTTACCGAGGCTCACCGCTGTCGAAGAAAGAGGAAGACCAGTTTCTTTCCGCCTACGGCAGACCCGAAATCGTCGCGCGCTATCTACAGCTCAAACCGTGGTATGCGTGGCGCATGGCAACGTATTGCCTCTGGCGCGCCGAAAATGGTGCGCCCGACTATGTGACAGGGTTGAATTTGGAAACCGCAATTCTGTAA
- a CDS encoding flagellar hook capping FlgD N-terminal domain-containing protein, which yields MITPVNTTQPVADQQKAGASQKSAITSDFETFLLMLTAQAKNQDPLEPMDSTEYASQLAQFSMVEQQVQTNDLLSTLANALGGTKLNELASWVGMDVRSTSAFHFEGQPVTLFAQADPDADATKLVIRDSDGTVIDKVTVPTTTEEFVWAGVDSSGNPMASGNYTATLECYKGDELLSEKPVATYGRVIEAQVGVDAVLLTLQGGQVIPATHVTAVRTGA from the coding sequence ATGATTACGCCTGTCAACACCACGCAGCCCGTTGCGGATCAACAAAAGGCCGGGGCATCACAGAAGTCTGCGATTACTTCGGACTTTGAGACATTCTTGCTGATGCTAACGGCGCAGGCAAAGAATCAGGATCCGTTGGAGCCGATGGATTCGACCGAGTATGCGTCTCAGTTGGCGCAGTTCTCGATGGTCGAGCAACAAGTCCAGACCAATGACCTCTTGTCCACCTTGGCCAACGCATTGGGCGGTACGAAACTGAACGAACTTGCAAGCTGGGTGGGCATGGACGTCCGCTCAACCTCGGCCTTTCACTTTGAAGGCCAGCCGGTGACACTGTTTGCTCAGGCCGACCCTGATGCGGACGCAACCAAATTGGTGATCCGCGACAGTGACGGTACGGTGATCGATAAAGTCACTGTGCCCACGACGACTGAGGAGTTTGTTTGGGCGGGGGTGGATTCTTCAGGCAATCCAATGGCATCAGGCAACTACACTGCAACCCTTGAATGCTACAAAGGCGATGAGTTGCTCTCCGAGAAACCTGTCGCCACCTACGGTCGCGTCATCGAAGCACAGGTAGGCGTCGATGCTGTTTTATTGACCCTGCAAGGCGGTCAGGTAATTCCCGCAACTCATGTCACTGCGGTCAGAACTGGTGCTTGA
- a CDS encoding flagellar hook-length control protein FliK: MPNPLTLANATPTSTEKAATSRKAPGQNTGPECFQDVLGQEVGATGLPEGENSAINSELTNVEAEPEPVPGTTAEASAAAHPSPISEHTGEQQIRSAFLETPGLDEITMVPVQIAEANQTPSKIPDQPQVLVSKGLSLQSDSSFPVPPLSQKAEDPTPQPAQMTNMTEKGQVFDQLVKTKGTVEQMGGIPRPLDPEKKLLPEVNILTPKPPTPNRAPSVAQLQLMATAVEFEPVAPVVEAEALHAAREEPLPLTSRDSVPQLTSPSSAARAEIARAMAGQLAAAVQTRTGSGATEIALNPEELGRVSIVLNGREDGLQITIATERPETLELMRRHLSVLTEEFQKLGYGDLSFDLGTSWGSGAHQKGADDPDTQSPSRSEAAPHERIDRTTSHPQNLASGRGIDMRF; the protein is encoded by the coding sequence ATGCCCAACCCCTTAACGCTGGCGAACGCAACGCCGACTTCAACCGAGAAAGCCGCCACATCTCGTAAAGCTCCGGGCCAAAACACTGGCCCAGAGTGCTTTCAGGACGTCCTCGGACAAGAGGTCGGTGCCACTGGCCTTCCTGAAGGCGAAAACTCTGCCATCAATTCCGAGCTGACAAATGTCGAAGCGGAGCCCGAGCCTGTGCCGGGGACAACGGCCGAGGCATCAGCAGCGGCCCATCCCTCCCCGATTTCAGAACACACCGGTGAACAGCAAATCCGTTCTGCATTCCTCGAAACCCCCGGCTTAGACGAGATAACGATGGTGCCGGTTCAGATTGCGGAGGCAAATCAAACACCCTCAAAAATACCGGATCAACCACAGGTATTGGTATCAAAAGGATTGTCCCTGCAAAGCGACTCGTCTTTCCCGGTTCCGCCGCTCTCGCAGAAGGCGGAGGATCCGACGCCCCAACCTGCGCAAATGACAAACATGACCGAAAAAGGCCAAGTGTTTGATCAGCTGGTAAAAACCAAAGGCACGGTCGAACAAATGGGGGGCATCCCGCGTCCTCTGGACCCTGAAAAGAAACTGTTGCCCGAAGTGAACATTCTCACGCCTAAACCACCAACGCCTAACCGGGCGCCCTCGGTGGCGCAGCTTCAGCTGATGGCAACTGCTGTTGAATTCGAACCGGTGGCACCCGTTGTCGAGGCTGAGGCCCTGCATGCCGCCAGAGAGGAACCTTTGCCGCTGACCTCACGCGATTCTGTGCCTCAACTCACGAGTCCGTCTTCTGCCGCCCGAGCAGAAATCGCCCGGGCGATGGCTGGTCAGCTGGCAGCAGCGGTCCAGACACGTACCGGATCAGGAGCAACGGAAATTGCGCTGAATCCGGAAGAGCTTGGGCGTGTTTCCATTGTTCTGAATGGCCGGGAGGACGGCCTGCAAATCACTATTGCGACCGAGCGTCCGGAAACCCTCGAATTAATGCGACGTCATTTATCTGTTCTGACAGAAGAGTTTCAGAAACTGGGCTATGGGGATCTGAGCTTTGATCTGGGAACCTCTTGGGGTTCTGGCGCACATCAAAAGGGTGCAGACGACCCAGACACCCAATCCCCATCACGTTCAGAAGCTGCGCCGCACGAACGGATCGATCGCACAACTTCCCATCCACAGAATCTGGCCTCGGGCCGGGGCATCGACATGAGGTTTTGA
- a CDS encoding rod-binding protein, which yields MKVSTLPHVSQSPSSQTRLKDVTIELEAAFLGEMLKSAGLGKTRQSFSGGAGEDQFSSMLVQHQAQQLARSGGVGLSEILFKSLMEKTDDV from the coding sequence ATGAAGGTTTCCACCCTTCCTCACGTATCTCAATCACCATCATCCCAAACCCGACTGAAAGATGTGACCATAGAGCTGGAAGCCGCGTTTCTAGGTGAAATGCTGAAATCTGCCGGGTTGGGCAAGACCCGCCAGTCCTTTTCTGGTGGCGCAGGTGAAGATCAGTTTTCTTCGATGCTTGTTCAACATCAGGCGCAGCAACTGGCCCGGTCCGGTGGCGTGGGCCTTTCCGAAATTCTGTTCAAGTCACTGATGGAGAAAACCGATGACGTCTAA
- a CDS encoding flagellar biosynthesis protein FlgN, which produces MTSKADTVLIKSLEEVLDLERVALVQGDLDRLSSMAPEKEKLIGAINDLQVLESEALIRVQQKAERNQALLNSAAEGIRAVASRMAELRRVRQEFSTYGADGQRSEFTVRNTAKLEKRA; this is translated from the coding sequence ATGACGTCTAAGGCTGATACAGTGTTGATCAAGTCTTTGGAAGAAGTCCTGGATTTGGAACGTGTCGCACTTGTGCAGGGGGATCTGGACCGTTTGTCCAGCATGGCGCCTGAAAAAGAGAAGCTGATCGGCGCAATCAATGATCTTCAGGTGCTGGAAAGCGAGGCACTGATTCGCGTTCAACAGAAAGCCGAACGTAATCAGGCGCTGCTGAACAGCGCGGCTGAAGGCATCCGAGCAGTCGCCAGCCGAATGGCTGAACTGCGGCGTGTTCGTCAGGAATTCAGCACCTATGGTGCAGACGGGCAGCGGAGTGAATTTACGGTTCGTAACACTGCAAAGCTGGAAAAGCGGGCGTAG
- a CDS encoding flagellin, whose protein sequence is MSSILTNNGAMVALQTLKSVNKNLAMTQNAISTGKDVATAKDNSAVWAISKVMESDVKGFNAIKDSLALGESTVAVARNAAETVTDLLTQMKGKIVAAQEDNVDRGKINDDVTALKDQIASVVSAAQFNGLNLVDGSAGSASVLASLDRDNTGAVTASSITVAGQNLSTGGYVTKQVFDGSTGASTGNDRVGATIDNGATAATALVTDESSGAFAAGDKVVVAINDQVVSYTVSAEDAAATTTGDLVAVGLKSKIEELGITGLTVDYDSGTAGTLSVTNGTGSDISFSAQFVNAGAGGLGPLAGIDVSTGAGATAALAAVESLIDASIDASAAFGSSQSRIETQKEFISNLSDSFKSGIGSLVDADMEETSARLQALQVQQQLATQSLSIANQAPQSILSLFR, encoded by the coding sequence ATGTCCAGCATTCTGACAAACAATGGCGCGATGGTTGCGCTGCAAACTCTCAAGTCGGTCAATAAAAACCTGGCGATGACCCAGAACGCAATCTCGACTGGCAAGGACGTCGCAACGGCCAAGGACAACTCGGCAGTATGGGCGATTTCCAAAGTGATGGAGTCGGACGTCAAAGGTTTCAATGCCATCAAGGACAGCCTGGCGCTTGGCGAATCGACCGTCGCCGTTGCCCGAAATGCCGCGGAAACCGTCACTGATCTGCTGACACAGATGAAAGGCAAGATCGTCGCCGCGCAGGAAGACAACGTTGATCGAGGCAAAATCAATGATGACGTGACTGCTCTGAAAGATCAGATCGCGTCCGTTGTCAGCGCAGCGCAGTTCAATGGCCTGAACCTGGTTGACGGCTCTGCCGGTTCCGCTTCGGTTCTGGCGTCGTTGGATCGTGACAATACCGGGGCCGTGACCGCATCGTCGATCACCGTTGCAGGGCAGAACCTGTCAACCGGCGGTTATGTCACCAAGCAGGTCTTTGACGGTTCGACCGGCGCATCGACAGGCAACGATCGCGTTGGCGCAACCATCGACAACGGCGCGACCGCTGCAACGGCGCTCGTCACCGACGAATCCAGCGGTGCCTTTGCTGCCGGCGACAAGGTCGTCGTCGCGATTAACGATCAGGTTGTATCCTATACCGTGTCTGCCGAAGACGCTGCTGCGACAACAACCGGTGATCTGGTTGCCGTTGGATTGAAATCGAAGATTGAAGAGCTTGGGATTACCGGTCTGACCGTAGACTATGACTCAGGCACCGCCGGAACCTTGTCTGTCACCAACGGTACGGGCTCTGACATTTCGTTCTCTGCTCAATTCGTGAATGCCGGTGCAGGTGGTCTGGGCCCGCTGGCCGGTATTGATGTCTCGACCGGCGCGGGTGCGACCGCTGCCCTGGCTGCCGTTGAGTCGCTGATCGATGCTTCGATCGACGCATCAGCTGCTTTCGGTTCCTCCCAAAGCCGGATCGAAACTCAGAAAGAGTTCATCTCGAACCTGTCCGACTCGTTCAAGTCAGGTATTGGCTCGCTGGTCGATGCGGACATGGAAGAGACGTCCGCGCGGCTTCAGGCACTTCAGGTTCAGCAACAGCTGGCAACACAATCGCTTTCGATCGCCAATCAGGCGCCGCAATCGATACTGTCGCTGTTCCGCTAA
- the flaF gene encoding flagellar biosynthesis regulator FlaF, with protein sequence MTPQALAHQTYAQTAAPTRTPRDSEYEAISRITRRLKAATAQKATDFSAFVQAIHENRRLWGVLATGVADSNNALPNDLRARIFYLAEFTEQHSSRVLGDGATVEPLVEINTAVLRGLRQMRAS encoded by the coding sequence GTGACACCACAAGCCTTAGCCCATCAAACCTACGCGCAAACCGCCGCGCCAACGCGGACGCCTCGCGATTCGGAATACGAAGCGATTTCCAGGATCACACGGCGCCTGAAGGCGGCAACTGCACAAAAGGCAACGGACTTTTCGGCATTTGTTCAGGCCATACACGAAAACCGGCGGCTATGGGGGGTGCTGGCAACTGGTGTCGCCGATTCCAATAATGCGCTGCCCAACGACCTGAGAGCCAGAATCTTCTACCTTGCTGAATTCACCGAGCAACACAGCAGCCGAGTTTTGGGAGACGGCGCAACCGTTGAACCGTTAGTGGAAATCAACACAGCCGTACTGCGCGGATTGCGCCAGATGAGGGCATCTTGA
- the flbT gene encoding flagellar biosynthesis repressor FlbT, producing MSGLVLKLAPKERVLINGVVIENGDRRGRFSIMTPQANVLRLRDAIHPDEVNTPVRRVCYAAQLVLSGDMEPGQARQQLLRRVEELSQVFTDADSRRVLAEATDALVAEHYYKCLKSLRSLLPREERLMAYQQ from the coding sequence ATGAGCGGTCTGGTCCTGAAGCTTGCCCCGAAAGAAAGGGTTCTGATCAACGGAGTTGTGATCGAGAACGGGGATCGTCGCGGCCGTTTTTCGATCATGACGCCGCAGGCCAATGTACTGCGACTGCGGGACGCGATTCATCCTGACGAAGTGAACACGCCAGTGCGCCGCGTCTGCTATGCTGCTCAGCTTGTATTGTCCGGCGACATGGAGCCGGGGCAAGCGCGTCAGCAACTGTTGCGGCGCGTGGAAGAGCTGAGCCAGGTTTTTACGGACGCTGATAGCCGACGGGTATTGGCCGAAGCCACTGATGCCCTGGTCGCGGAGCATTATTACAAATGCCTCAAATCCCTTCGCTCGCTTCTGCCACGGGAAGAGCGGCTGATGGCTTATCAGCAATGA
- a CDS encoding DUF1217 domain-containing protein: protein MTFQPVIPSGGIVGWRFLQRTYVGQFQSFSSSAVNERETKYFLDNIGKIQSAKELVSDRRLLQVALGAFGLEGDVENRFFIQKILEDGTQADDALSNRLADKRYREFSDAFGFGPGAVRKTALASNMDQIAQANLTARFEIAVGASDETIRISLYAQRELSDLAKSASSADTKWFDLMGLPPLRSMMETALGLPSSFAQLDIDKQLVEFKDRLLKLTGSEDLAQFSNPDSVEKLTDTYLARSQIAQLQNTISPAQTALILLGAV from the coding sequence ATGACATTTCAACCAGTCATCCCAAGCGGCGGGATCGTGGGCTGGCGGTTCTTGCAACGTACCTATGTGGGCCAGTTCCAGAGTTTTTCGTCTTCAGCGGTGAATGAGAGAGAGACCAAGTACTTTCTTGACAACATCGGAAAAATTCAATCCGCCAAAGAGCTGGTGTCGGATCGCAGGTTGTTGCAGGTCGCTTTGGGTGCGTTTGGGCTGGAAGGAGATGTGGAAAACCGGTTTTTCATACAGAAAATCCTTGAGGATGGTACTCAGGCGGATGACGCGTTGTCCAATCGATTGGCAGACAAACGATACCGGGAGTTTTCGGATGCCTTTGGATTTGGTCCCGGCGCTGTCCGCAAAACGGCGCTGGCTTCAAACATGGATCAAATCGCTCAGGCCAATTTGACCGCCCGGTTTGAAATTGCTGTTGGCGCATCAGATGAGACGATACGTATTTCGCTCTATGCACAACGGGAGCTTTCGGATCTCGCCAAAAGCGCCTCCAGCGCAGATACAAAGTGGTTCGATCTGATGGGGCTGCCACCCTTACGCAGCATGATGGAAACCGCACTTGGTTTGCCGTCGTCTTTTGCGCAGCTGGACATTGACAAGCAGCTGGTCGAGTTTAAGGACAGGTTGCTCAAACTGACTGGCTCGGAGGATCTGGCACAGTTTTCGAATCCAGACTCCGTTGAGAAACTGACCGACACTTATTTAGCCAGAAGCCAGATTGCCCAGCTTCAGAATACGATCTCGCCAGCGCAGACGGCATTGATCTTGCTGGGAGCTGTTTGA
- a CDS encoding DUF427 domain-containing protein: MNVHAAPKINGYGISVESLNGRIAIYRNDVLLAESTNAKVMYETRLPPTIYVPRADVCVDLSEETDLQTFCPFKGTATYHDINLGSENLANSVWAYEEALPESVAIQGCIGFVPGAYTKIDLGEIHLREPDDGSISGPLIDWLMRGASTATTPESFTKALAEKMLEHGIAIQRLSILAWSLHPLIAGKHYIWEKDEDEILTRAPTYEIYDHPAFINSPLRHVSNGLGGVRQRLNDENPHNSFPIMEDLRAKGATDYVAMPLPFSDGRTNVLTLTCDHPDGFTTENLGLVFECSSVIARFYEVFMQRENAQVLLETYVGKRTGARVLGGEIRRGDGDEIDAAIMFCDLRNSTSLEEKLGRGEYINLLNEFFETVSGIVHDNNGEVLKFIGDAVLAVFPATDENASAARTNAQRSAIKIVETLGELRKEGTDVHCDCSIGVAYGRVTYGNVGSRERLDFTVIGQAANIAARLGEFGKTQGHRIVVSEDIEPACSNAVPLGDVNLHNVSQPVRSYALRTAADEILNG; the protein is encoded by the coding sequence GTGAACGTCCACGCCGCACCAAAGATCAATGGGTATGGAATATCGGTTGAATCGCTGAATGGCAGAATTGCCATTTACCGAAACGATGTGCTTTTGGCTGAAAGTACAAATGCCAAGGTGATGTATGAAACGCGCCTGCCCCCCACGATCTATGTTCCCCGCGCGGATGTCTGTGTTGATCTGAGCGAAGAAACAGACCTGCAAACATTCTGCCCGTTCAAAGGCACTGCCACTTACCACGACATCAATCTGGGTTCCGAAAATCTGGCCAATTCTGTCTGGGCCTATGAAGAAGCCCTGCCTGAAAGCGTGGCCATACAAGGCTGCATAGGGTTTGTGCCCGGCGCCTATACGAAAATCGATTTGGGCGAAATCCACCTTCGCGAACCCGATGACGGTAGTATCAGCGGGCCGCTGATCGATTGGCTGATGCGTGGTGCTTCGACCGCGACAACACCCGAGAGCTTTACCAAAGCGTTGGCTGAGAAGATGCTGGAGCATGGCATCGCGATACAACGGCTGAGCATTCTGGCCTGGTCTCTGCACCCGCTTATCGCGGGAAAGCACTATATCTGGGAAAAAGATGAAGACGAGATTCTGACCCGGGCCCCGACATACGAAATCTATGACCACCCGGCGTTCATCAACAGCCCTTTGCGACATGTCTCGAACGGTCTGGGTGGCGTGCGGCAAAGGTTGAACGATGAGAACCCGCATAACAGCTTCCCGATCATGGAGGATTTGCGGGCCAAGGGCGCGACGGATTACGTGGCCATGCCCTTGCCGTTCTCCGACGGGCGCACCAATGTTCTGACGCTAACCTGCGATCACCCGGACGGGTTCACTACCGAAAATCTGGGCCTTGTATTTGAATGTTCCTCTGTCATTGCCCGTTTCTACGAAGTGTTCATGCAGCGCGAAAACGCGCAGGTCCTGCTGGAAACCTATGTCGGCAAACGTACCGGCGCGCGTGTGCTGGGCGGCGAAATCAGGCGGGGTGACGGGGATGAGATCGACGCCGCAATCATGTTCTGTGATCTGCGCAATTCAACAAGCCTGGAAGAGAAGCTGGGCCGGGGCGAGTATATCAATCTCCTGAACGAGTTCTTTGAAACAGTCTCGGGTATTGTTCATGACAATAACGGAGAAGTTCTGAAATTCATCGGCGACGCTGTGCTGGCCGTTTTCCCGGCAACGGACGAGAATGCCAGTGCAGCCCGCACCAATGCCCAGCGCTCGGCGATCAAAATCGTAGAAACTTTGGGTGAGCTGCGCAAAGAAGGCACAGACGTGCATTGCGACTGTTCAATCGGCGTCGCTTATGGGCGTGTCACCTACGGCAATGTGGGGTCTCGTGAACGCCTTGACTTCACAGTTATCGGTCAGGCCGCGAACATCGCAGCGCGTTTGGGAGAATTCGGCAAGACGCAGGGGCACCGCATTGTCGTTTCCGAAGACATCGAACCGGCCTGTTCCAACGCCGTGCCGCTGGGCGACGTCAATCTGCACAATGTGTCCCAACCCGTCAGATCTTATGCTTTACGAACAGCAGCCGATGAGATTCTGAACGGTTGA
- a CDS encoding helix-turn-helix domain-containing protein codes for MPDNSISVSDARRSGVRLVVLGIAAIVAILITAAVFLFWTLPDANAFNARVERLFVEADLTSQTEIRLLEILAQSGTAFADTLSSYRMVIFVLLVFASAMMVSALVFLVMLVLLNRRMAQIERTGIQVTSLLISREENTVYLNNMDFKLTPAAMETLSVLAESRLDDEVLSGAQIEAMISGRNAADCDEAAGATRIKRLRDALGNQMVSELLVKNIAKKGYMLSIEKDVIQMV; via the coding sequence ATGCCGGACAATTCTATCTCCGTTTCTGATGCGCGTCGGTCTGGTGTCAGGCTGGTTGTGCTGGGCATCGCGGCTATTGTCGCCATTCTGATCACCGCCGCGGTTTTCCTTTTCTGGACCCTGCCCGACGCCAACGCATTCAACGCGCGGGTCGAGCGATTGTTCGTAGAGGCCGATCTGACCTCGCAAACTGAAATCCGGTTGCTTGAAATTCTGGCCCAGTCTGGCACCGCCTTCGCGGACACCCTGTCCAGTTATCGGATGGTGATCTTCGTGTTGCTGGTTTTCGCCAGTGCGATGATGGTCTCGGCATTGGTCTTTCTGGTAATGCTGGTTCTGCTGAACCGGCGCATGGCGCAAATCGAACGCACCGGCATTCAAGTGACATCCCTGCTGATCAGCCGCGAAGAAAATACTGTCTACCTCAACAACATGGATTTCAAACTCACACCTGCCGCCATGGAAACCCTGTCGGTTCTGGCTGAATCCCGGCTGGATGACGAGGTATTGTCCGGTGCCCAGATCGAAGCCATGATTTCCGGCCGCAATGCAGCCGATTGCGACGAAGCTGCGGGCGCGACGCGGATCAAACGGTTGCGGGATGCGCTTGGCAACCAGATGGTCAGTGAGCTTCTGGTCAAGAACATCGCCAAAAAAGGCTATATGCTGTCCATCGAAAAAGACGTCATACAGATGGTCTGA
- a CDS encoding ribonuclease HII, translating to MTKPDFELEQALLDRGHFRIAGVDEVGRGPLAGPVVAAAVILNPQAIPEGLNDSKKLTARRRAALDAEIRHSAEFAVAEASVAEIDEINILRASHLAMVRAVETLSPAPDFLLIDGNMIPCGLKISSQAVVKGDARSVSIAAASILAKNWRDQVMVDLAQQHPGYGWETNAGYPSKQHKEALQNLGVTPHHRRSFKPVHNILYQE from the coding sequence ATGACAAAACCAGATTTCGAACTTGAGCAGGCGCTGCTGGACCGGGGCCATTTTCGCATCGCGGGTGTGGATGAGGTCGGGCGCGGCCCTTTGGCGGGACCAGTTGTCGCCGCGGCCGTGATCCTGAACCCACAGGCCATCCCCGAAGGGTTGAATGATTCCAAAAAGCTGACGGCCAGACGTCGGGCCGCGCTGGATGCAGAAATTCGACACAGCGCTGAGTTCGCGGTGGCCGAAGCCTCGGTCGCCGAGATTGACGAGATCAACATCCTGAGGGCATCGCATCTGGCGATGGTACGTGCGGTTGAGACGCTGTCGCCGGCACCTGATTTCCTGCTGATTGACGGAAACATGATTCCGTGCGGCCTGAAGATTTCGTCGCAGGCAGTCGTGAAGGGGGATGCACGGTCGGTGTCGATTGCAGCCGCCTCGATCCTTGCGAAAAACTGGCGCGATCAGGTGATGGTGGATTTGGCGCAACAGCACCCGGGATATGGATGGGAAACCAATGCCGGTTATCCGTCAAAACAACACAAGGAAGCGTTGCAAAATCTTGGCGTGACCCCACACCATAGACGTTCGTTCAAGCCGGTGCACAACATCTTGTATCAAGAGTAA
- a CDS encoding site-specific DNA-methyltransferase, with amino-acid sequence MTTTTKKGAKAPPLNTILSGDCIDVMNSLPEASVDLIFADPPYNLQLKGQLHRPDNSQVDAVDDHWDQFSSFGAYDEFTRAWLKAAHRLLKPNGAIWVIGSYHNIFRVGSALQDAGYWILNDVVWRKSNPMPNFRGKRFTNAHETMIWASKREGAKYTFNYEALKALNEGVQMRSDWVLPICTGHERLKDENGDKAHPTQKPESLLHRVLIGSTNPGDVVLDPFFGTGTTGAVAKMLGREFIGIEREESYRKVAEKRIAKVRKFDREALEVSASKRAEPRVPFGQLVERGMLRPGEELYSMNQRHKAKVRADGTLVGDNVKGSIHQVGAHLENAPSCNGWTYWCFKRDGKTVPIDVLRQQIRAEMN; translated from the coding sequence ATGACGACAACCACCAAAAAGGGCGCGAAAGCGCCCCCTTTAAACACGATTCTATCTGGGGACTGCATCGACGTGATGAACAGTCTTCCCGAGGCGTCCGTTGACCTGATCTTTGCGGATCCGCCCTATAATTTGCAGTTGAAAGGCCAACTGCATCGCCCGGATAACAGCCAGGTGGATGCGGTCGACGATCACTGGGATCAGTTTTCCAGCTTCGGCGCGTATGACGAATTCACCCGCGCGTGGTTGAAGGCGGCGCACCGTCTGCTCAAACCAAACGGCGCGATCTGGGTGATTGGCTCTTACCACAACATTTTCCGTGTAGGCTCGGCGTTGCAAGACGCAGGGTACTGGATTCTGAATGACGTTGTCTGGCGCAAATCAAATCCGATGCCCAACTTCCGCGGTAAGCGTTTCACCAACGCGCATGAGACGATGATCTGGGCGTCCAAACGTGAAGGGGCCAAATACACCTTCAACTATGAGGCGCTGAAGGCCCTGAACGAAGGCGTTCAGATGCGCAGCGACTGGGTGCTGCCGATCTGCACCGGGCATGAACGTCTGAAGGATGAAAATGGCGACAAGGCGCATCCGACGCAAAAGCCGGAATCTTTGCTTCATCGCGTACTGATCGGGTCGACCAATCCCGGCGACGTGGTGCTGGACCCGTTCTTCGGCACCGGCACCACTGGTGCGGTTGCCAAGATGCTGGGCCGTGAATTCATTGGCATCGAGCGCGAGGAAAGCTATCGCAAGGTGGCCGAGAAACGTATCGCCAAGGTGCGCAAGTTCGACCGTGAGGCTCTGGAAGTAAGTGCGAGCAAACGTGCCGAGCCGCGTGTTCCGTTCGGGCAGCTGGTCGAGCGCGGCATGCTGCGCCCTGGCGAAGAGCTGTATTCCATGAACCAGCGCCACAAGGCCAAGGTTCGCGCCGATGGCACGCTGGTCGGCGACAACGTCAAAGGCTCGATTCATCAGGTAGGCGCTCATCTGGAAAATGCGCCGTCCTGCAATGGCTGGACCTATTGGTGCTTCAAGCGCGACGGCAAAACGGTTCCGATCGATGTCCTGCGTCAGCAGATCCGGGCCGAGATGAACTGA